From a single Kitasatospora sp. NBC_00458 genomic region:
- a CDS encoding N,N-dimethylformamidase beta subunit family domain-containing protein translates to MGTELNRRWESGTHAHSVADPFGQGPLPWLRSPEQYLAGAEGAVPWYVSVDAPGQRPLSAGLRGKPPVGTPLSSNDGDQQIKGFASAGVVRPGGSVDFRVTVNPPREFTVDVYRIGHYAGDGAHHMTSSPLIAGMVQPAPLVAGRTVSCHHWWHTWRLQIPAHWRPGAYVAVLTTADMLHRSHIPFTVRDFEDRTGAAELLLVVPDVTWQAYNLFPEDGRSGASLYHAWDDGGGLVGEPEAAVTVSFDRPHATAGLPLHVGHAYDFIRWAERYGYDLSYATATDLHAGLVDPSRHKALVFPGHDEYWSEPMRRAAERARDGGTSLVFLSANTMYWRVELSAAPSGEPNRLLNCRKRQKVQPGSPATGVPGAASALWRDAGEPEQHLLGLQYSGRVAAPVPLVARHTGHWLWDGTGVQEGDQLPGLVAGEADRYYPKVALPAHTDRVLLSHSPYRDPAGRTRYQETSLYRAPSGAYVFASGTFAWSPALDRPGLTDERIQRATANLLDRLCKNG, encoded by the coding sequence GTGGGGACGGAACTCAACCGCCGCTGGGAGTCCGGGACGCACGCGCACAGCGTCGCCGACCCCTTCGGCCAGGGCCCGCTGCCCTGGCTGCGCAGCCCGGAGCAGTACCTCGCGGGCGCCGAGGGCGCCGTCCCCTGGTACGTGTCGGTGGACGCCCCCGGGCAGCGGCCGCTGTCCGCCGGCCTCCGCGGCAAGCCGCCGGTCGGCACCCCGCTCAGCTCCAACGACGGGGACCAGCAGATCAAGGGCTTCGCCTCGGCCGGCGTGGTCCGCCCCGGGGGCTCGGTGGACTTCCGGGTCACCGTCAACCCGCCCCGCGAGTTCACCGTCGACGTCTACCGGATCGGCCACTACGCCGGGGACGGCGCCCACCACATGACCTCCAGTCCGCTGATCGCGGGCATGGTCCAGCCCGCCCCGCTGGTCGCCGGCCGGACCGTCTCCTGCCACCACTGGTGGCACACCTGGCGGCTGCAGATCCCGGCCCACTGGCGGCCCGGCGCCTACGTCGCCGTGCTCACCACCGCCGACATGCTGCACCGCAGCCACATCCCCTTCACGGTCCGGGACTTCGAGGACCGGACGGGCGCCGCCGAACTGCTGCTGGTGGTCCCCGACGTGACCTGGCAGGCGTACAACCTGTTCCCCGAGGACGGCCGCAGCGGCGCCAGCCTCTACCACGCCTGGGACGACGGGGGCGGGCTGGTCGGCGAGCCCGAGGCGGCCGTCACCGTCTCCTTCGACCGCCCGCACGCCACCGCCGGCCTGCCGCTGCACGTCGGCCACGCCTACGACTTCATCCGCTGGGCCGAGCGGTACGGCTACGACCTCTCCTACGCCACCGCCACCGACCTGCACGCCGGTCTGGTGGACCCCTCCCGGCACAAGGCACTGGTCTTCCCCGGCCACGACGAGTACTGGTCCGAGCCGATGCGCCGGGCCGCCGAACGGGCCAGGGACGGCGGCACCTCGCTGGTGTTCCTCTCCGCCAACACCATGTACTGGCGGGTCGAGCTGAGCGCGGCGCCCTCCGGCGAGCCCAACCGGCTGCTCAACTGCCGCAAGCGGCAGAAGGTCCAGCCCGGCAGCCCGGCCACCGGGGTGCCCGGCGCGGCCAGCGCCCTCTGGCGCGACGCGGGCGAGCCCGAGCAGCACCTGCTCGGCCTGCAGTACTCCGGCCGGGTCGCCGCGCCCGTCCCGCTGGTCGCCCGGCACACCGGCCACTGGCTCTGGGACGGCACCGGCGTCCAGGAGGGCGACCAGCTGCCCGGACTGGTGGCCGGCGAGGCCGACCGCTACTACCCCAAGGTCGCGCTGCCCGCGCACACCGACCGGGTGCTGCTCTCGCACTCCCCGTACCGGGACCCGGCGGGCCGGACGCGCTACCAGGAGACCTCGCTCTACCGGGCCCCCAGCGGCGCGTACGTCTTCGCCTCCGGCACCTTCGCCTGGTCGCCCGCCCTCGACCGCCCCGGGCTCACCGACGAGCGGA
- the purD gene encoding phosphoribosylamine--glycine ligase: MKVLVIGGGAREHALCRSLSQDPAVTELHCAPGNAGIAQVATVHPVDQLDGAQVAALARRLGSDLVVVGPEAPLVAGVSDAVRAAGIPVFGPSAEAARLEGSKAFAKDVMAGAGVPTARSYVCTTAEEAAEALDAFGAPYVVKDDGLAAGKGVVVTSDREAALVHAAACERVVIEEYLDGPEVSLFAITDGTTVVPLQPAQDFKRALDGDEGPNTGGMGAYSPLPWAPEGLVEEVLETVLQPTVDELRRRGTPFSGLLYAGLALTSRGTRVIEFNARFGDPETQVVLARLRTPLADVLHASATGTLDQLEPLRWDEGAAVTVVIASEGYPEAPRTGDPIEGLAEAEAADGTAYVLHAGTRLDEDGRVLSAGGRVLSVTATGTGLAEARDRAYRALDRISLKGGQHRTDIALKAAG; encoded by the coding sequence GTGAAGGTCCTCGTCATCGGCGGCGGCGCCCGCGAACACGCCCTGTGCCGCTCTCTGTCCCAAGATCCCGCCGTGACCGAGCTGCACTGTGCCCCGGGCAACGCCGGGATCGCGCAGGTGGCGACGGTCCACCCGGTCGACCAGCTGGACGGCGCGCAGGTCGCGGCGCTCGCCCGGCGGCTCGGCTCCGACCTGGTCGTGGTCGGCCCGGAGGCCCCGCTCGTCGCGGGCGTCTCCGACGCCGTGCGCGCGGCCGGCATCCCGGTCTTCGGCCCGTCCGCGGAGGCCGCCCGACTGGAGGGCTCCAAGGCCTTCGCCAAGGACGTGATGGCCGGCGCCGGCGTGCCCACCGCCCGCTCCTACGTCTGCACCACCGCGGAGGAGGCGGCCGAGGCGCTGGACGCCTTCGGCGCGCCCTACGTGGTGAAGGACGACGGCCTGGCCGCCGGCAAGGGCGTCGTGGTCACCTCCGACCGCGAGGCCGCGCTGGTCCACGCCGCCGCCTGCGAGCGGGTGGTCATCGAGGAGTACCTGGACGGCCCCGAGGTCTCGCTCTTCGCGATCACCGACGGCACCACCGTCGTGCCGCTCCAGCCGGCGCAGGACTTCAAGCGCGCGCTGGACGGTGACGAGGGTCCCAACACCGGCGGCATGGGTGCCTACTCGCCGCTGCCGTGGGCCCCCGAGGGCCTGGTCGAGGAGGTCCTGGAGACCGTCCTGCAGCCGACCGTGGACGAGCTGCGCCGCCGGGGCACCCCGTTCTCCGGCCTGCTCTACGCCGGCCTGGCGCTGACCTCGCGCGGCACCCGGGTGATCGAGTTCAACGCCCGCTTCGGCGACCCGGAGACCCAGGTCGTGCTGGCCCGGCTCCGCACCCCGCTGGCGGACGTCCTGCACGCCTCGGCCACCGGCACGCTGGACCAGCTGGAGCCGCTGCGCTGGGACGAGGGCGCCGCGGTCACCGTGGTGATCGCCTCCGAGGGCTACCCGGAGGCGCCGCGCACCGGCGACCCGATCGAGGGCCTGGCCGAGGCGGAGGCCGCCGACGGCACCGCGTACGTGCTGCACGCGGGGACCAGGCTGGACGAGGACGGCCGCGTGCTCAGCGCGGGCGGCCGGGTCCTGTCCGTCACCGCCACCGGTACCGGCCTCGCCGAGGCGCGGGACCGGGCGTACCGGGCGCTCGACCGGATCTCGCTCAAGGGCGGTCAGCACCGGACCGACATCGCGCTGAAGGCCGCGGGCTGA
- a CDS encoding SLATT domain-containing protein, whose translation MSQPEMQPEESAWGKEIGEEDPPTATVARHASTRRRSDLSTRQFPLGDWGEPAERLEELYRWSEERAVEAIEWYRKDRVWKRRWARVLRFGTAGFAIGGVTAPLVDLTGSVAHATSWGYVGLSLAAACYGADRVFGLTSGWMRDVSTAQALQRRLEAFQFDWASECVREVLGPTEGTAGEAAERCLGVLRRFCEDISDMVRTETSEWMLEFRAGMTQLPTQAAGSWGGRTEPGIGAQVRVLPPPGTRPTMPRQRPPEGPLR comes from the coding sequence GTGAGCCAGCCGGAAATGCAGCCCGAGGAGAGTGCCTGGGGCAAGGAGATCGGCGAGGAGGACCCGCCGACCGCGACCGTCGCGCGCCACGCCTCCACGCGCCGCCGGTCCGATCTGAGCACCCGCCAGTTCCCCCTCGGGGACTGGGGCGAGCCCGCCGAGCGGCTGGAGGAGCTCTACCGCTGGTCCGAGGAGCGGGCGGTCGAGGCGATCGAGTGGTACCGCAAGGACCGCGTCTGGAAGCGCCGTTGGGCCCGGGTGCTGCGGTTCGGCACGGCCGGGTTCGCGATCGGCGGGGTGACCGCCCCGCTGGTCGACCTGACCGGGTCGGTCGCGCACGCCACCAGCTGGGGGTACGTCGGGCTGTCGCTGGCCGCCGCCTGCTACGGGGCCGACCGGGTGTTCGGCCTGACCTCCGGCTGGATGCGGGACGTGTCCACCGCCCAGGCGCTGCAGCGCCGCCTGGAGGCCTTCCAGTTCGACTGGGCGTCGGAGTGCGTGCGGGAGGTGCTCGGTCCGACCGAGGGCACCGCGGGCGAGGCCGCCGAGCGCTGCCTCGGCGTGCTGCGGCGGTTCTGCGAGGACATCTCGGACATGGTCCGCACCGAGACCTCGGAGTGGATGCTGGAGTTCCGGGCCGGGATGACCCAGCTCCCCACCCAGGCCGCCGGCAGCTGGGGCGGGCGCACCGAGCCGGGCATCGGCGCCCAGGTACGGGTGCTGCCGCCGCCGGGCACCCGGCCGACCATGCCGCGCCAGCGCCCGCCGGAGGGCCCGCTGCGGTGA
- a CDS encoding GntR family transcriptional regulator, whose translation MFGTGPGDARTVIQRNSLREQIAGALREEMMAGRLEAGRNFTVKEIAELYGVSATPAREALVDLSAQGLLRAEHHRGFTVPEFGWADFLEIFESRVLITDSYFRQLAARPGPVDESRLPSLRRRADAAVRAARAGNLDVMVGCDRRFWQEVSGLLGNRRIADYLDWLRVQSWMFAAPHLRATSELAGVCWDSHVELVDAIEARDLAGAHRIVCEYNLFTVRLLAGLTGQPVESVGVLALLAGRPREVGDGPPDGRAPGAAGPGGDPPVGVGAGLPGAPDGPGGAVPAELPPGGGAGPDGVAHDGAAARPGEAVRGAGPSRPAGGARSREHELGRELGRELGLGLGLVPQPRSVPYVRFGRRLPEPPPGQLPEGRPGPHRAPGR comes from the coding sequence GTGTTCGGCACCGGCCCAGGCGACGCCCGCACCGTGATCCAGCGGAACAGCCTGCGCGAGCAGATCGCCGGTGCGCTCCGCGAGGAGATGATGGCCGGTCGGCTGGAGGCCGGGCGCAACTTCACCGTCAAGGAGATCGCCGAGCTGTACGGGGTCTCCGCCACCCCGGCCAGGGAGGCGCTGGTCGACCTGTCCGCGCAGGGGCTGCTCCGGGCCGAGCACCACCGCGGCTTCACGGTGCCCGAGTTCGGCTGGGCCGACTTCCTGGAGATCTTCGAGTCCCGGGTGCTGATCACCGACAGCTACTTCCGCCAGCTGGCCGCGCGCCCCGGCCCGGTGGACGAGAGCCGGCTGCCCTCGCTGCGCCGCCGGGCGGACGCGGCGGTGCGGGCGGCCAGGGCCGGGAACCTGGACGTGATGGTGGGGTGCGACCGCCGGTTCTGGCAGGAGGTCTCCGGGCTGCTCGGCAACCGCCGGATCGCCGACTACCTGGACTGGCTGCGGGTGCAGTCCTGGATGTTCGCCGCGCCGCACCTGCGGGCGACGTCCGAGCTGGCCGGGGTCTGCTGGGACAGCCACGTCGAGCTGGTGGACGCGATCGAGGCCCGGGACCTGGCGGGCGCGCACCGGATCGTCTGCGAGTACAACCTCTTCACCGTCCGGCTGCTGGCCGGGCTGACCGGGCAGCCGGTCGAGTCGGTGGGCGTGCTGGCCCTGCTGGCCGGGCGGCCGAGGGAGGTCGGGGACGGCCCGCCGGACGGCCGCGCGCCCGGTGCCGCCGGTCCCGGCGGGGACCCGCCCGTCGGCGTCGGCGCGGGCCTCCCGGGGGCCCCGGACGGGCCCGGGGGCGCCGTACCGGCGGAGCTCCCGCCCGGCGGCGGGGCGGGGCCGGACGGGGTGGCGCACGACGGCGCCGCGGCCCGTCCGGGCGAGGCGGTCCGCGGCGCCGGCCCGTCCCGGCCGGCCGGCGGCGCCCGGAGCCGGGAGCACGAGCTGGGCCGGGAGCTGGGCCGCGAACTCGGCCTGGGCCTCGGCCTGGTGCCGCAGCCCCGCTCCGTTCCGTACGTCCGCTTCGGCCGCCGGCTGCCCGAACCGCCGCCCGGCCAGCTGCCGGAGGGGCGGCCAGGTCCGCATCGCGCGCCGGGCCGGTAG
- a CDS encoding carbon-nitrogen family hydrolase produces MRASLIQLAVTDAEPPAERRARAAALVRAQQGADLVVLPELWPLGGFAYDLWSDGAEALDGPTSDAMAAAAKAAGVWLHAGSIVERDPDGPIYNTSLLFAPDGELVHTYRKIHRFGFDSGEAVVMGAGQEIVTAATDVGTLGLATCYDLRFPELFRALLDAGAQLLVIPAAWPARRREHWTLLNRARAVEEQTFVLACNTAGTHGGVEQAGHSIVVDPWGRVLAEAGAGEEVLTVEFDPAEVAEARAEFPVHRDRLLGIPAPVQR; encoded by the coding sequence GTGCGCGCTTCATTGATCCAACTCGCGGTGACCGACGCCGAGCCGCCCGCCGAGCGGCGGGCCCGCGCGGCCGCGCTGGTCCGGGCCCAGCAGGGGGCCGACCTGGTCGTCCTGCCGGAGCTGTGGCCGCTCGGCGGCTTCGCCTACGACCTCTGGTCGGACGGCGCGGAGGCCCTGGACGGGCCGACCTCGGACGCGATGGCGGCGGCCGCGAAGGCGGCCGGTGTCTGGCTGCACGCCGGTTCGATCGTCGAGCGCGATCCGGACGGGCCGATCTACAACACCTCGCTGCTGTTCGCCCCGGACGGCGAGCTGGTGCACACCTACCGCAAGATCCACCGCTTCGGCTTCGACAGCGGCGAGGCGGTGGTGATGGGGGCCGGTCAGGAGATCGTCACCGCGGCGACGGACGTCGGCACGCTGGGCCTGGCGACCTGCTACGACCTGCGCTTCCCGGAGCTGTTCCGGGCGCTGCTGGACGCGGGTGCGCAGCTGCTGGTGATCCCGGCGGCGTGGCCGGCCCGGCGGCGGGAGCACTGGACGCTGCTGAACCGGGCCCGTGCGGTGGAGGAGCAGACGTTCGTGCTGGCCTGCAACACGGCGGGGACGCACGGCGGGGTCGAGCAGGCGGGCCACAGCATCGTGGTGGACCCGTGGGGCCGGGTGCTGGCCGAGGCGGGGGCGGGGGAGGAGGTGCTGACCGTGGAGTTCGACCCGGCGGAGGTCGCCGAGGCGCGCGCCGAGTTCCCGGTGCACCGGGACCGGCTGCTCGGGATCCCGGCGCCCGTCCAGCGGTAG
- a CDS encoding maleylpyruvate isomerase family mycothiol-dependent enzyme, translating to MTDNQTVQAYTDAWTQSIEAISELVSPLPEGSWNRATECPGWSVRDIVSHVIAVESELLGDPRPIHSLPRDLRHVTTEYARYIELPVDKRRCHTALEMTSELEYTIIRRSRALRNARQTPTERVRRPGGPHRGEVPYHELLRLRAFDVWVHEQDLRRALGLPGDLDSPAALIARDVLLEALPTAVAHQAGAPAGTALVVDVTGRVEFLRTVRVDSAGRGSVDESISLAPDVQLTLDWETYVRLACGRGRPGPVAVEGDKELADRVLANFAVTP from the coding sequence GTGACGGACAACCAGACCGTGCAGGCGTACACCGACGCGTGGACGCAGTCCATCGAGGCGATATCCGAGCTGGTGAGCCCGCTGCCGGAGGGATCCTGGAACCGGGCCACCGAATGCCCCGGCTGGTCCGTCCGCGACATCGTCTCGCACGTCATCGCCGTCGAGTCCGAGCTGCTCGGCGACCCCCGTCCGATCCACTCGCTCCCCCGTGACCTCCGCCACGTCACCACCGAGTACGCCCGCTACATCGAACTGCCGGTCGACAAGCGCCGCTGCCACACCGCGCTGGAGATGACCAGCGAGCTGGAGTACACGATCATCCGCCGCTCCCGCGCGCTGCGGAACGCCAGGCAGACCCCCACCGAGCGGGTCCGCCGGCCGGGCGGCCCGCACCGCGGCGAGGTGCCGTACCACGAGCTGCTCCGCCTGCGGGCCTTCGACGTCTGGGTGCACGAGCAGGACCTCCGGCGCGCCCTCGGCCTGCCCGGCGACCTGGACTCCCCCGCCGCGCTGATCGCCCGCGACGTCCTGCTGGAGGCCCTGCCGACGGCGGTCGCCCACCAGGCGGGCGCCCCGGCCGGCACCGCCCTGGTCGTCGACGTCACCGGCCGCGTCGAGTTCCTCCGCACCGTGCGGGTCGACTCCGCCGGCCGCGGCAGCGTCGACGAGTCCATCAGCCTGGCCCCGGACGTGCAGCTCACCCTCGACTGGGAGACCTACGTCCGCCTCGCCTGCGGCCGCGGCCGCCCCGGCCCGGTCGCCGTCGAGGGCGACAAGGAGCTCGCCGACCGCGTCCTCGCCAACTTCGCCGTCACCCCGTAG
- a CDS encoding BRO-N domain-containing protein, producing MDDEQAGTGMVLVRSSFPVTGQPVRVVMIDGEPWFVTADVCRILGRGNPSDAVKVLEPHQHRTIDLRTVTLVRNKGYRISAGQKPYRQGNPLIGVVSEAGLYGLLMRSDKSSARSFRAWVAEDLLPSVRRGDTDVPAQQRRMAETLGEAIGRQVYVVAEIEHEDWPGLVVRSDGTVHCRHGEMLLRLPGAEDDSGPPFGAHFACPGGERVGIRGSRVVPGCPRLGLADLIRLRGPVRTEPVIAPQPDQGLMYAEVDRGRINRVHGSPSQIAELMREHGQ from the coding sequence ATGGACGACGAACAGGCGGGGACCGGGATGGTGCTGGTGCGGTCGAGCTTCCCGGTCACGGGACAGCCGGTCAGGGTCGTGATGATCGACGGAGAGCCGTGGTTCGTCACGGCGGACGTGTGCCGGATCCTCGGACGGGGCAATCCGAGCGATGCCGTGAAGGTGCTGGAACCGCACCAGCACCGAACCATCGACCTGCGGACGGTAACCCTTGTTCGGAACAAGGGTTACCGCATTTCCGCAGGTCAGAAACCCTACAGGCAAGGAAATCCGCTCATCGGAGTCGTCAGTGAGGCCGGGCTCTACGGGCTTCTCATGAGGTCCGACAAGAGTTCGGCCCGTTCGTTCCGAGCCTGGGTCGCCGAAGACCTGCTCCCCTCCGTCCGCCGGGGGGACACCGACGTCCCCGCGCAGCAGCGGCGGATGGCGGAGACCCTGGGCGAGGCGATCGGGCGGCAGGTGTACGTGGTCGCCGAGATCGAGCACGAGGACTGGCCGGGACTGGTCGTCCGCTCGGACGGTACGGTCCACTGCCGGCACGGGGAGATGCTCCTCCGCCTGCCCGGCGCCGAGGACGACAGCGGGCCGCCCTTCGGCGCGCACTTCGCCTGCCCCGGAGGGGAGCGGGTCGGTATCCGGGGCAGCCGGGTGGTCCCGGGCTGTCCGAGGCTGGGGCTGGCGGACCTGATCCGCCTGCGGGGCCCGGTCCGGACGGAGCCCGTCATCGCACCGCAGCCTGATCAGGGACTCATGTACGCGGAGGTCGACCGCGGCCGGATCAACCGCGTCCACGGCTCACCCTCGCAGATAGCCGAGCTGATGCGCGAACACGGGCAGTGA
- a CDS encoding MFS transporter gives MTVEPASSARPLPTAAPRATAAASAPPVAAAAPAVPATALPAASAAHPPGGRAAWLAWSIGVSVYVLAVIHRTSLGVAGLDAADRFGIGASALSTFSILQVLVYAAMQIPVGLLVDRFGPRRVLLLGVLLLSTGQLAFAFSDAFAPALASRAVLGCGDAMTFISVLRIAARWFPAAKNPFVAQLTGLAGMGGNLVTTVVLAQALHSRGWTPTFTAIALLGIAVFALVALFLREAPGTAGPTAVPAAPAGSAGIRPGVRRQVREAWQEPGTRLGLWIHFTTQFPGNAFGLLWGLPYLVEAQGMSRAEAGGLLTVLVLANMSFAFLFGRLLSRTARARLPIVFTAIGATAVLWAAVLAWPGGHPPLWLLVAVILVMGTNGPASLVGLDYARARNPVERLGTASGIVNMGGFIGTMITLLGIGVLLDTLSPAGADTYSATAFRWAFCWQYVPLAVGTLMILRLRRKLATAAA, from the coding sequence ATGACCGTGGAGCCCGCCAGTTCAGCCCGCCCCCTGCCAACCGCCGCTCCCCGCGCCACCGCCGCCGCGTCCGCGCCCCCGGTCGCAGCAGCGGCCCCGGCCGTACCCGCGACCGCGCTCCCGGCCGCCTCCGCCGCCCACCCGCCGGGCGGCCGGGCCGCCTGGCTGGCCTGGTCCATCGGCGTCAGCGTCTACGTCCTCGCCGTCATCCACCGCACCAGCCTCGGCGTGGCCGGACTGGACGCCGCCGACCGCTTCGGCATCGGCGCCTCCGCGCTCTCCACCTTCTCGATCCTCCAGGTGCTGGTCTACGCGGCCATGCAGATACCCGTCGGCCTGCTGGTCGACCGGTTCGGACCGCGCCGGGTGCTGCTGCTCGGCGTCCTGCTGCTCAGCACCGGACAGCTCGCCTTCGCCTTCTCCGACGCCTTCGCCCCCGCACTCGCCTCCCGCGCGGTGCTGGGCTGCGGCGACGCGATGACCTTCATCAGCGTGCTGCGGATCGCCGCCCGCTGGTTCCCGGCCGCCAAGAACCCGTTCGTCGCCCAGCTGACCGGCCTCGCCGGGATGGGCGGCAACCTCGTCACCACCGTGGTCCTCGCCCAGGCCCTGCACAGCCGGGGCTGGACGCCCACCTTCACCGCCATCGCCCTGCTCGGCATCGCGGTCTTCGCGCTGGTCGCGCTCTTCCTCCGGGAGGCGCCGGGCACCGCCGGGCCGACGGCTGTTCCCGCTGCGCCGGCCGGGTCCGCCGGGATCCGGCCAGGCGTCCGGCGGCAGGTCCGGGAGGCCTGGCAGGAGCCGGGCACCCGGCTCGGGCTCTGGATCCACTTCACCACCCAGTTCCCCGGCAACGCCTTCGGCCTGCTCTGGGGCCTGCCCTACCTGGTCGAGGCGCAGGGCATGTCCCGCGCCGAGGCCGGCGGCCTGCTCACCGTGCTGGTGCTCGCCAACATGAGCTTCGCCTTCCTCTTCGGCCGGCTGCTCTCCCGCACCGCCCGGGCCCGGCTGCCGATCGTCTTCACCGCCATCGGTGCCACCGCCGTCCTCTGGGCCGCCGTCCTCGCCTGGCCCGGCGGCCACCCGCCGCTCTGGCTGCTGGTCGCGGTCATCCTGGTGATGGGCACCAACGGACCGGCCTCCCTGGTCGGTCTCGACTACGCCCGCGCCCGCAACCCCGTCGAACGCCTCGGCACCGCCTCCGGCATCGTCAACATGGGCGGTTTCATCGGCACGATGATCACGCTCCTCGGCATCGGCGTCCTGCTGGACACCCTCAGCCCCGCCGGCGCCGACACCTACTCCGCGACGGCCTTCCGCTGGGCGTTCTGCTGGCAGTACGTGCCCCTCGCGGTCGGCACGCTGATGATCCTGCGCCTCCGCCGGAAGCTGGCGACAGCGGCGGCGTAG
- a CDS encoding M64 family metallopeptidase, with amino-acid sequence MPPGNPGRIVRSLAALVLVSTAVLPAALELVGPSPFGVIGPGAPADRAVPPHTALRADARAAGTAPTVDIRRTGDPANRITLVLLGDGYTTEEQELFREQADRAWHALMEIEPFRSYQGYFNIRRVEVVSPVSGIAETENRGRRAETPLGMHFWCEGTARLLCADEDATARLAGRGDGPQYLIALANSGEYGGAGGTGVTTLAGGSPDAGRIIQHEIGHTVGDLGDEYDSAPDDADYPNLSAENADEMRRKQVKWWRWLGAESPDGAGTIGAYRSANGVYRPTPDSVMRTLGGAYNLPSREAIIEEIYRRIRPTDAPVPPPGDVTGRPRLDVRPLPLTGTRQLRVDWTVDGVAVEPQSPDRSWFDTAPLALEPGHSATVTATVRDTTDWVRDEAFRDRYMTRSVSWTVVG; translated from the coding sequence ATGCCGCCTGGCAACCCTGGCAGGATCGTCCGGAGTCTGGCCGCGCTCGTGCTGGTGTCCACCGCGGTGCTCCCGGCCGCGCTGGAACTCGTCGGCCCCTCACCGTTCGGGGTGATCGGGCCCGGCGCCCCCGCAGACCGGGCGGTACCGCCGCACACCGCGCTCCGGGCCGACGCGCGCGCCGCCGGCACCGCGCCGACCGTCGACATACGGCGGACCGGCGACCCCGCCAACCGGATCACCCTCGTCCTGCTCGGCGACGGCTACACCACGGAGGAACAGGAGCTGTTCCGCGAACAGGCCGACCGGGCCTGGCACGCGCTGATGGAGATCGAGCCGTTCCGCAGCTACCAGGGGTACTTCAACATAAGGCGGGTCGAGGTCGTCTCCCCGGTCTCCGGCATCGCCGAGACCGAGAACCGGGGCCGCCGGGCCGAGACCCCGCTCGGCATGCACTTCTGGTGCGAGGGCACCGCCCGGCTGCTCTGCGCCGACGAGGACGCCACCGCCCGCCTCGCCGGCCGGGGCGACGGCCCGCAGTACCTGATCGCGCTCGCCAACTCCGGCGAGTACGGCGGCGCCGGCGGCACCGGGGTGACCACGCTGGCCGGCGGCAGCCCGGACGCGGGCCGGATCATCCAGCACGAGATAGGGCACACCGTCGGCGACCTCGGCGACGAGTACGACAGCGCGCCGGACGACGCCGACTACCCCAACCTCTCCGCCGAGAACGCCGACGAGATGCGCCGCAAGCAGGTCAAGTGGTGGCGCTGGCTCGGCGCCGAGTCCCCGGACGGCGCCGGCACGATCGGGGCGTACCGCAGCGCCAACGGCGTCTACCGGCCCACGCCGGACTCGGTGATGCGGACCCTCGGCGGCGCGTACAACCTGCCCTCGCGGGAGGCGATCATCGAGGAGATCTACCGCCGGATCCGGCCGACGGACGCCCCGGTGCCGCCTCCCGGCGACGTCACCGGCCGGCCCCGGCTGGACGTCAGGCCGCTGCCGCTGACCGGGACCAGGCAGCTGCGGGTCGACTGGACGGTGGACGGCGTGGCGGTGGAGCCGCAGTCGCCCGACCGCAGCTGGTTCGACACGGCGCCGCTCGCGCTGGAACCCGGGCACAGCGCCACCGTCACCGCCACCGTCCGGGACACCACCGACTGGGTCCGCGACGAGGCCTTCCGGGACCGGTACATGACCCGGTCGGTCTCCTGGACGGTGGTCGGGTGA